A window of Macrotis lagotis isolate mMagLag1 chromosome X, bilby.v1.9.chrom.fasta, whole genome shotgun sequence contains these coding sequences:
- the RPS20 gene encoding small ribosomal subunit protein uS10: MAFKDTGKTLVEPEVAIHRIRITLTSRNVKSLEKVCADLIRGAKEKNLKVKGPVRMPTKTLRITTRKTPCGEGSKTWDRFQMRIHKRLIDLHSPSEIVKQITSISIEPGVEVEVTIADA, encoded by the exons ATG GCGTTCAAAGACACCGGCAAGACGCTCGTGGAGCCCGAAGTGGCCATTCACCGCATCCGCATCACCCTCACCAGCCGCAACGTGAAGTCGCTCGAGAAAG tgtGTGCCGATCTCATTAGAGGAGCCAAAGAAAAGAACCTGAAAGTGAAGGGACCTGTTCGAATGCCCACTAAG ACACTTCGCATCACAACCAGAAAAACTCCTTGCGGCGAAGGTTCAAAGACTTGGGATCGGTTCCAGATGAGAATCCACAAACGCCTTATTGATTTGCACAGTCCTTCCGAGATTGTTAAGCAGATCACTTCCATCAGCATTGAACCAGGTGTAGAAGTTGAAGTCACCATTGCAGATGCCTAA